Proteins encoded by one window of Bacteroidota bacterium:
- a CDS encoding T9SS type A sorting domain-containing protein, whose amino-acid sequence MKKIALVAACLVITGIARGQTPFTATYNLAGDGNNVPSFAYNGTSYAGISSGSLVKEGISSSSSTGNFRGSNWPTGATNGSDVFTGSIDLNKYIGVTVAAVPGYKFTITSVSFGIGRSATGPRQWQWRGSHDGHATPFANFTTLNAGLTSASGILTTPDSDVNWTGNVLGLGVEYEELAGTAEFRLYGFNSEGTTGTGGLQGNITLTGTFELTGGATILLNTSSFNGSFGSVPVGGSSGSSSFVVSGSELIDDITITPPAGFEIRTGINPFSSIPIILARSGDVVNATAIEVRFSPAVEGPYSGNISCVSTGAASQSIPVSGTGVMPIPFQVVFHETMGTVSTTTSIAAHVSAGGFDSDNLTFSGTSDVRASNASAGYSAASGGANIFFSGGSNASFEIAGITTTGLNALELSFGIRKDALALDGSDFFVEVSDDGLAYSALTFSGLPTASGSTGWYSRTASGTIPATENLRIRFRSSASSAYRIDDILLRNNAASPAISANGPTSFCEGGSVTLTSSAAASYLWSTGATTQSIAVSVQEDYSVTVTDAKGNSATSSPLAVTVIPVVAAAGGISGPTTVSSGQSGVGFSIADVTGAQEYEWTVPSGASIASGQGTTSITVDWGAASGDVSVTPKNSCFSGASSNLAVSVGSVSNGTISGTILRSGGGGMENVTVKLLDADGASIEDFPAVISNASGEYAFADVPSGIDYQVIIIEPLGYAVDANPKGLTLPAGGSAIVDFTLTQAVIANRARSVGYWKHQFDEHRCRRHRWDENLIQLNSYIEAVHQHYTPHFDVFANLLTINDWDDVLSLRRHPSMQDKAKKQLAALVMNFVSLKIGQHTIVTKDNRTAGDVLTYVSMLVTDGISSNDALARDLATKVNNKVKINSGIIPTGNILYKGGNMTITWGFDVPEEFSLMQNYPNPFNPTTTIAFSLPVSGHTRLSVYDVLGREVQRLLDGHLNAGRYETVLDARDLASGVYFYRLQSEGLVQTRKLTLMR is encoded by the coding sequence ATGAAAAAGATCGCCTTGGTTGCAGCCTGTTTAGTGATAACAGGGATTGCCAGAGGACAAACACCGTTCACCGCAACATACAATCTTGCGGGAGACGGGAACAATGTACCATCGTTTGCTTACAACGGGACTTCGTATGCAGGCATTTCGTCAGGAAGTCTTGTGAAAGAAGGCATATCAAGTTCCTCCAGCACAGGAAACTTCAGGGGAAGCAACTGGCCGACCGGCGCTACAAACGGCAGTGATGTCTTTACTGGTTCTATTGATCTCAACAAATACATCGGAGTGACAGTAGCAGCAGTTCCGGGTTACAAGTTCACAATCACATCGGTTTCCTTTGGGATCGGTCGCAGCGCCACCGGCCCGAGACAGTGGCAATGGCGGGGAAGCCATGACGGACACGCAACGCCATTCGCGAACTTCACCACTCTTAATGCGGGTCTAACAAGTGCATCAGGAATTCTGACGACACCTGACTCAGATGTCAATTGGACGGGCAATGTTCTCGGACTCGGTGTTGAGTACGAGGAGCTTGCCGGCACTGCCGAATTCAGGCTGTACGGCTTCAACTCCGAAGGCACCACCGGCACCGGAGGGTTGCAGGGAAACATCACGCTAACAGGAACATTTGAACTGACCGGCGGGGCAACTATTCTCTTGAACACCTCATCATTTAATGGCAGTTTCGGCAGCGTGCCGGTTGGCGGGTCATCCGGCTCTTCGAGTTTTGTTGTCAGCGGCTCAGAACTGATAGACGACATTACGATAACACCGCCCGCCGGATTTGAAATCCGAACCGGTATCAATCCATTCTCATCAATCCCGATTATTCTTGCGCGCTCGGGGGATGTCGTAAACGCAACGGCAATCGAGGTGCGCTTCTCGCCTGCAGTCGAAGGCCCCTACTCCGGCAACATCTCGTGTGTAAGTACAGGCGCCGCCTCGCAGAGTATTCCTGTGAGCGGGACAGGGGTAATGCCTATTCCGTTTCAGGTTGTGTTTCATGAGACAATGGGAACTGTTTCAACCACGACTTCGATTGCCGCGCATGTCTCCGCAGGTGGCTTTGACAGTGACAACCTCACTTTCAGCGGTACTTCTGATGTACGGGCATCCAATGCGTCTGCAGGATATTCGGCCGCATCCGGCGGCGCCAACATCTTCTTCTCCGGCGGATCGAATGCTTCTTTCGAGATTGCGGGAATCACTACCACCGGATTGAATGCCCTCGAGCTTTCGTTCGGCATTCGAAAAGACGCCCTTGCTCTTGACGGGTCGGATTTCTTCGTTGAGGTAAGTGACGACGGACTGGCGTATTCCGCTTTGACATTCAGCGGATTGCCCACGGCCAGCGGTTCGACAGGCTGGTATTCGCGGACGGCAAGCGGCACAATTCCTGCAACGGAGAATCTGAGAATCAGATTCCGAAGTTCTGCCAGCAGTGCATACCGTATCGACGATATACTGCTGAGAAACAATGCCGCAAGCCCGGCAATTTCCGCAAACGGCCCGACCTCGTTTTGTGAAGGCGGGAGTGTCACGCTGACATCGAGCGCGGCCGCTTCGTACCTCTGGTCAACGGGGGCCACAACACAATCCATTGCCGTTTCCGTACAAGAAGACTACTCCGTGACGGTAACCGACGCAAAAGGAAATAGCGCAACCTCCAGCCCGCTTGCCGTCACAGTCATACCCGTTGTGGCGGCGGCAGGCGGCATCTCAGGCCCGACAACGGTCAGTTCGGGACAATCTGGCGTCGGATTCTCGATTGCAGATGTGACGGGAGCGCAAGAATACGAGTGGACCGTACCGTCAGGGGCGAGTATTGCTTCAGGGCAAGGCACAACATCGATCACAGTTGATTGGGGCGCTGCCTCAGGAGATGTCAGTGTTACACCCAAGAACAGTTGCTTCTCGGGAGCTTCAAGCAACTTGGCCGTCTCTGTAGGTTCAGTTTCCAATGGCACGATTTCGGGAACCATTCTCAGATCAGGCGGTGGTGGAATGGAAAACGTAACCGTGAAACTGCTGGATGCTGACGGTGCTTCGATTGAGGATTTTCCCGCTGTCATTTCGAATGCCTCGGGAGAATATGCGTTCGCAGATGTACCTTCCGGAATCGACTACCAAGTGATAATCATCGAGCCGCTCGGCTATGCAGTTGATGCAAATCCAAAAGGGCTGACACTACCGGCGGGGGGATCAGCAATAGTCGATTTCACGCTCACGCAAGCCGTGATTGCAAATCGGGCTCGCAGCGTCGGGTATTGGAAGCATCAATTCGACGAACACAGGTGCCGCCGCCACCGCTGGGATGAAAACCTCATCCAACTGAATTCCTACATAGAGGCCGTGCACCAGCATTACACTCCGCATTTCGATGTGTTTGCGAACCTTCTGACGATTAACGATTGGGACGATGTGTTGAGTCTTCGGCGGCATCCATCGATGCAGGACAAGGCGAAAAAGCAGCTTGCAGCCCTTGTGATGAATTTTGTTTCACTCAAGATCGGCCAGCATACAATCGTCACGAAGGATAACCGAACGGCGGGTGACGTTCTGACGTACGTTTCCATGCTTGTCACCGACGGTATATCGTCCAACGATGCTCTTGCCCGTGATCTTGCGACGAAAGTGAATAATAAAGTCAAGATAAATTCGGGCATCATCCCGACGGGCAATATTCTGTATAAAGGGGGAAACATGACAATCACCTGGGGATTTGATGTTCCCGAAGAGTTCTCTCTCATGCAAAACTATCCCAACCCGTTCAACCCGACAACGACGATAGCGTTTTCGCTTCCTGTTTCCGGGCACACAAGATTGTCGGTGTACGATGTTCTTGGAAGGGAAGTGCAGAGGCTGCTGGACGGGCACCTGAATGCCGGAAGATACGAAACCGTTCTCGACGCAAGAGACTTGGCAAGCGGAGTCTATTTCTACAGACTTCAATCAGAAGGTCTGGTTCAAACAAGAAAACTGACGCTAATGCGTTAG
- a CDS encoding T9SS type A sorting domain-containing protein — protein MSKNCAIPAALLFAFCFLTFSATAQWVQTSGPEGGYPMSFVSVSTTIYAGSFAGGVFKSTNSGDSWIWSGSGLPVGTQVRSLAYDGSILYAGTSSGVYKSTDGGVSWAVSNSGLTSTNVNVVHAFGNLLFAGTASAGAFLSTNSGASWSVDTVGLSSLAVRCFASNGSSIFAGTAGGVFRSTNNGASWLPASSGLTNTNVNTLGIVNGVLLAGTQSGGVFRSTNDGGNWSGGGFDITLAIAIIGANAFQATLGGVQRSTDAGQTWNPANTGIPPTNNTRSLGVLGTTLFVGMGNNGDKAGIYRSIDLGGTWVEKNNGYINTFVTAFLVNGPNLFGGNSDGALYRTTNNGTVWLPINNFGGGVFSLVQNGSDMLLGTVTSAGGVHRSTDGGTSWFFSGTGLASVGDVRAFAVSGTTILAGISQSSGIYRSTNSGANWSVSNTGLTNTTVSALLVAGSNVLAGTNGGVFISSNAGQNWAVSNTGLTSLVVQFLASNGQAIFAGTSNGGVFISTNNGANWAASNSGLTGTNVRTLLASGSTIVAGTSLGVFVSTNAGANWTAANTGLINTSIQSLIVSGSDLMAGTNGNGAWRRPFSQLTSVREVAGNLADAFALEQNHPNPFNPSTKIKFHISGTSHVSLKIFDAIGREVATLVNGNLPTGSYETTFDATRFASGVYFYRMQSGNFSEVKRMILLK, from the coding sequence ATGTCGAAGAATTGTGCGATACCCGCAGCGCTTCTGTTTGCATTCTGTTTTCTCACCTTTTCCGCCACAGCTCAGTGGGTTCAAACCTCCGGCCCCGAAGGAGGCTACCCGATGTCGTTCGTTTCTGTCAGTACAACAATCTACGCAGGATCGTTTGCGGGTGGAGTATTCAAGTCTACGAACAGCGGCGATAGTTGGATTTGGTCGGGATCGGGATTGCCTGTCGGCACACAGGTTCGTTCGCTGGCATACGACGGCTCGATCCTTTATGCAGGAACCTCCTCGGGAGTCTACAAATCCACCGATGGCGGAGTTTCGTGGGCAGTTTCAAACTCCGGATTGACGAGCACAAACGTCAATGTCGTGCATGCCTTCGGGAACCTGTTGTTTGCGGGAACGGCAAGTGCGGGAGCGTTTCTTTCCACAAACAGTGGTGCAAGCTGGTCCGTTGATACGGTTGGACTTTCATCGTTGGCCGTGCGATGTTTTGCATCGAACGGCTCTTCGATTTTTGCCGGGACTGCCGGCGGCGTTTTTAGATCGACAAACAATGGCGCAAGTTGGCTGCCCGCCAGTTCCGGACTGACAAACACGAACGTCAACACATTGGGCATCGTGAACGGAGTTCTGCTTGCCGGCACTCAATCGGGTGGGGTGTTTCGTTCGACCAATGATGGAGGAAACTGGAGCGGTGGCGGTTTCGACATCACTCTTGCTATTGCCATTATCGGGGCGAATGCATTTCAGGCAACACTCGGCGGCGTGCAGCGCTCGACCGATGCGGGACAAACCTGGAATCCCGCCAACACCGGAATTCCTCCAACAAACAATACACGTTCGCTCGGAGTTCTTGGCACAACACTTTTTGTCGGTATGGGAAACAACGGAGACAAGGCAGGCATCTACCGCTCAATCGATCTCGGCGGAACTTGGGTGGAGAAGAATAACGGGTACATCAATACCTTCGTGACCGCATTTCTCGTTAACGGACCAAACCTCTTTGGCGGCAACTCCGACGGGGCGTTATATCGGACAACCAATAATGGCACGGTGTGGCTTCCGATCAACAATTTCGGGGGGGGAGTGTTCTCTCTCGTGCAGAACGGAAGCGACATGCTTTTGGGAACAGTCACGTCCGCAGGAGGCGTGCATCGCTCGACTGATGGCGGAACATCCTGGTTTTTTTCAGGTACAGGACTTGCCTCTGTTGGTGACGTGCGTGCGTTTGCAGTTTCGGGCACAACGATTCTTGCCGGCATCAGCCAAAGCAGCGGCATTTACCGTTCAACCAATAGCGGCGCCAACTGGAGTGTGTCAAACACAGGCTTGACAAACACGACAGTCTCCGCTTTGCTTGTTGCCGGCTCGAATGTTCTTGCGGGCACGAATGGTGGCGTTTTCATCTCGTCGAACGCAGGACAGAATTGGGCTGTCTCAAACACCGGATTGACATCGTTGGTTGTGCAGTTTCTTGCATCGAACGGCCAGGCCATTTTTGCGGGCACTTCGAATGGCGGAGTTTTCATTTCGACAAACAACGGCGCAAACTGGGCTGCATCAAATTCAGGACTTACGGGAACAAATGTCCGGACTCTATTGGCATCGGGCTCAACAATTGTTGCGGGCACATCGCTTGGAGTTTTCGTCTCCACAAACGCCGGGGCAAACTGGACTGCTGCTAACACCGGACTTATCAACACGTCAATTCAATCGTTGATAGTCAGCGGAAGTGATTTGATGGCCGGGACGAACGGCAACGGGGCGTGGCGCAGGCCCTTCTCACAATTGACATCGGTGAGGGAAGTCGCCGGGAACTTGGCGGACGCATTTGCTCTTGAGCAAAACCATCCGAATCCGTTCAACCCTTCGACAAAAATCAAGTTCCACATTTCGGGCACCAGTCATGTTTCACTGAAGATATTCGATGCGATAGGCCGGGAAGTAGCAACGCTGGTGAACGGGAATCTACCGACAGGAAGTTATGAAACGACGTTCGATGCCACTCGTTTCGCAAGCGGCGTGTACTTTTATAGAATGCAGAGTGGAAACTTCAGCGAGGTGAAGAGAATGATTCTTCTGAAATAA
- a CDS encoding response regulator transcription factor, whose product MKPIRVVIVEDHDDFREGLVHVLNFTEGFTSVGSFSNIEDALADFPDADVVLLDIHLPGKSGTESIADIKRLVPSASIIMLTVFDDDENVFRAIVNGADGYILKKTPPAHVLIAIQDAAAGGAPMTPYIARRVIELFKHYAPTGKENYSLTKREVEILQKLVLGLDNREIGDKLFISPETVRNHIKHIYEKLHVHSKSQAVVKAIKQGLV is encoded by the coding sequence ATGAAGCCCATCAGAGTTGTTATCGTAGAAGACCATGACGATTTCCGGGAGGGACTCGTGCATGTTCTCAACTTTACCGAAGGATTCACTTCCGTCGGTTCGTTCTCCAATATCGAGGATGCACTTGCGGATTTTCCCGACGCCGATGTGGTTTTGCTTGATATTCATCTGCCGGGAAAGTCAGGGACTGAGAGCATTGCGGATATCAAGCGTCTTGTTCCTTCCGCGTCCATCATCATGCTCACGGTGTTTGATGATGACGAGAATGTGTTTCGTGCAATCGTGAACGGTGCCGATGGCTACATTCTGAAAAAGACGCCGCCTGCCCATGTGTTGATCGCAATTCAGGATGCCGCGGCGGGAGGGGCTCCGATGACGCCCTACATTGCGCGGCGTGTTATCGAACTCTTCAAACACTATGCGCCAACCGGGAAAGAGAATTACTCGCTGACGAAGCGGGAGGTGGAAATTCTTCAGAAGCTTGTTCTTGGTTTGGACAACCGCGAGATTGGCGACAAGCTGTTCATCAGCCCCGAAACCGTCCGTAATCACATCAAACACATCTACGAAAAGCTCCACGTTCACTCGAAGTCGCAAGCGGTGGTAAAAGCAATCAAGCAGGGACTGGTGTAG